From Aliamphritea hakodatensis:
CATACTGGCGCTCATAAGCCTGCGGATCAGACTGCCATAGCCGGTAGAGCTTGCGGTCGTTTTTAGCCATCGGCGGCACCTGCTGATGCCGCCGCTTCCAGGCCCGCCAGCTAAGCGGACCAAACACCAGCAATATAAATATCAGCAACAATGGCCATGAAACATCACTATCAATCATTACAGCCTTCTTAAGTTAGCGGCTCAGAGACAGCAACATCTGCAACGGATGAGGAATCTGTTGCTGATCCTGCCTTTTCACCTGACTCCTGCACGAGTAGCCAGTCGCAACCAGACGATCACGGTTTTCGGGGGCATTCACCACACCGGACCAGCTCATTTTATAGATTCCGGCGGATGTGTCAGCATTTTCTGCTTCATGGCCATAGGTGCCAGACATACCGCAACACCCGGTCGCTGCCTGAGTCAGCGCCTGGCCGCAATCAGAAAAGATCTGCTGCCAGCCTTTCATACTTACTGCCGCCGACGTTTTCTCAGTGCAGTGAGCCAGTAGCACAAACTCACCGGCGTCCAGATTATAATCCGCCGCAAAGCCTTTCAAGGCATCACTCTGCCCTGCCAGCCACTCCTGTAACAACTGCACTTCAATCTGATCCCGGTCAGGATTATCGCGGTACTCCTGACGGTATGTAAGCGTCATTGCCGGATCAATTCCCACCAGTGGCACACCGGTACCTTGCAGCCCTTTCAACATTTCAGTATTGCGGTCGGCGGCTTTCTCAAACCCTTTCATAAAACCGTGCACATGCAGCGGCTTACCATTCGGCCTGAACGGTGCAAGTAAGACATTAAAACCAAGCCGCTGCAGCAACTCGATAACATCCAGTACCAACGGTACTTCAAAGTGACTGGTAAACGCATCCTGCACCAGAATCACGGTGCGGGCACGGTCTGCCTGATTCAGACGGGCAATACGGCTGACCGTTGCCAGCTCAACCGCCTGCGCTTCTAACTGCCCTGCCAGACTCTCCGGAGACATTGCCGGGTTATCGATCAGCCCCAACAACCTGGCGGTAACAGCGCGCATCGCCGGCCGCTGGGTCAGGGTGTTATACAGCCCCGGCCATTTCGCCAACGTCGGCAGCAAAGGCTCCAGCCCCGCCAGCAAATAATCTTTAGCCGGGCGCATATAACGGCCGTAATACAACTCAAGAAAACGGGCACGGAAATCCGGCACATTCACTTTAATCGGACACTGGGCCACACAGGACTTGCAGGACAAACACCCTTGCATGGCCTCATACACTTCATGGTTAAAGTCATACTGGCCACGCTTAAGCAACAGACTGTTAAGTAATCTGGCCGGCAAGCTAAATAGGAAGTTAGACGAACGCACCTTCTGATGCTCGGCGACCGGATCCGTATTATGAACCGCCAGCTGTTTCAGCCACTCCCGCACCAGTGAAGACCGCCCCTTGGGAGAGTGTTTACGCTCCCGGGTGACCTTCCATGAAGGACACATAGCATCCTTCGGATCGTAGTTATAACAGGCGCCATTACCGTTACAGAACATCGCCTGACTGTATTCATCTCTGGCCGCCAGCGGAATCAGACGATCCTGCTGCCCCCGTGTAGCAACCTCATCAATTTTCAGCAGCTGCGCACCACTGCCTGCCGGGGTGGCTATCTTGCCGGGATTAAGCTGATTAAAGGGATCAAAGCCGGCCTTCAGGCGTTGCAACTGAGGGTAAAGTTCACCAAAAAATGCCGGTGCATACTCTGAACGGACGCCTTTACCGTGCTCGCCCCACAGCAAGCCGTTATATTTCTGCGTCAGCGCCACCACGCCGTCGGTGACCGTGCGGACCAGAGCCTCATCAACTTCATCTTTCATATCCATCGCCGGCCGGACATGCAACACACCGGCATCAACATGCCCGAACATGCCATACGCCAGCCCGTGCTGATCCAGTAACGCCCGGAACTCGGCAATAAAAGGCGCCAGATTTTCCGGCGGCACGGCGGTATCTTCCACAAAAGGAATGGGCCGTTGCTGGCCCTTGGCATTCCCCAGCAAACCTACGGCCTTTTTACGCATTGCCCAGACCTTGCTGATTTCTGCTCCGCCGTACACCACAGAATAACCGAAGCTTTTAGCCGGCTGCTGGTTTACCTCATCCAGATACGTTGTTAGCCGGGCCACACCGGCTTCCAGTTCTGCCTGACTGGCCGCGGTATATTCCACCAGATTAATGCCCTTAATCTCCGGCTCAGCAGCATCCTGCGGGAAATAGTCTTCAACGGTCTGCCAGACAATATCCTGCATCGCCAGCGACAACACTTTAGAATCAATGGTTTCTACGGATGTCGGGCCACATCCCAAAATTTGCTTGGCATCCTCAAGGGAATCCTGAAAACCGGCATACTTAATATTGACCAGCGCAGCATATTCAGGAATCGGCAACACATTCAGTTTTGCCTCTGTGATAAACGCCAGCGACCCTTCCGCGCCACAGAGTACCGAATTCAGATCAAACAAACCTTCTTCAGTCCGGATATGGGCCAGGTCGTAACCGGTAAGGCAGCGGTTAAGTGGCGGAAACACATCGGAAATCAGCTGTCGGTTCTCACGGTGAATAGCATCCACCAGACGGTGGACTTCGCCGACTTTATCGTTGCGCTGTTTAACCGTTCCCAGCTCAGTATCCGACAAAGGTTCTGACTGCCACTCACTGCCATCAAGAAACACTGAATTCAGTGCCAGCACATGATCCCGGGTTTTACCGTACAGGCAGGAACCCTGACCACTTGCGTCGGTATTAATCATGCCGCCGATGGTCGCCCGGTTACTGGTAGACAGCTCCGGCGCAAAGAACAAACCATGAGGTTTAAGCGCAGCATTCAGCTGATCTTTAACCACCCCGGTCTGAACCCGGACCCAGCCTTCTTCAGCATTAATTTCCAGAATCTGGTTCATATGGCGGGAAATATCCACCACAACCCCATCGGTCAGCGACTGTCCGTTAGTACCGGTACCGCCTCCACGTGGAGCCAGAACAACCTCTTTAAAACGCTCTTCGCTGACAAGCCGGGCAATCATCACCAGATCGGATGTTTGCTTTGGATACACCACCCCCTGGGGTAATACCTGATAAATACTGTTATCCGTTGCCAACACAACCCGGTTGGCATAATCAGGATTTACATCACCGCCAAATCCTCGGGCAGTTAACTGATTAAAAAACTCCAGATACAGACTCTGCACAGGATTCAGATTATCAAGACGGGGGATCATACAATCACTCTTTATAATTTATTAACAATCAGTTACAGCACAAAACTAAACTAAGACAACAGAAAAATCAGACGCTGAAAACGATGCTATATGGCTCTTATCAGGGTAGTCTGAAGCATGATAATTAATTACTCAAATGATTTAATTTGATACATTAATCGCTATTACCAATCAATCTTTCAGTCTGCAGCCATGCCAAACAGCCATCACCTGTCCATCCGCCACCTCCGTGCATTCCTCCGTATCGCCGAAACAGGCAGCTTTACCCGGGCAGCCGAAAGCCTTCACCAGACCCAGTCAACACTGACAGCAACCATCAAACAACTTGAACAGCATGTTGGCCTGTCACTGTTTGACCGCACTACCCGCCGGGTCATCCTCACCCAGGCGGGGGAACGTTTTATGCCCCAGGCAAAACAACTTATCTCTGATTTCGATACCGCCATTGGTGATCTGCAAGCCATATCCGCCCATCAGCAGGGCCTGGTAACTGTCGCCGCCTCCCCTTCAACGGTCAGCAGGTTGCTGCCCAAGCTGGTACAGCTTTATAAGACGCAATACCCTGACGTCGACATCTGCCTGCGGGACGACAATGCTGCCCAGCTTGAACAACTGGTCATCAGCAATGATGCTGACTTTGCGATTGCCGCCAGCCACAGCCAGCATCCGGACCTTGAATACCGGCAGATTCTGAGCGATGACTACGGCGCAGTACTGGCCCGGCACCACCCTTTGAGCGACATGCCAACACTTTCCTGGCAGCAGATCGCCGGCGAACCTCTTATTCACCTGAGCAGAGACAGCGCAATACGCCAGCAGCTTACTGAACACATTCCTGCGTTTTCACGCCCACCGGGGCTGGAAGTATCAACCACCGCCGGGCTGGCTGCGCTGGTTGAACAGGGCCTTGGCATTACGCTGTTACCGGCACTTGCCGCCAGCACAACCGCCTTTCAGAACCTCAGCTTTGTTCCCCTGAACGCCCCGGCCATTACCCGCCGCATCTGTATCATTACCCGTAAATCCCGCTCCCTCAGC
This genomic window contains:
- the ydiJ gene encoding D-2-hydroxyglutarate dehydrogenase YdiJ translates to MIPRLDNLNPVQSLYLEFFNQLTARGFGGDVNPDYANRVVLATDNSIYQVLPQGVVYPKQTSDLVMIARLVSEERFKEVVLAPRGGGTGTNGQSLTDGVVVDISRHMNQILEINAEEGWVRVQTGVVKDQLNAALKPHGLFFAPELSTSNRATIGGMINTDASGQGSCLYGKTRDHVLALNSVFLDGSEWQSEPLSDTELGTVKQRNDKVGEVHRLVDAIHRENRQLISDVFPPLNRCLTGYDLAHIRTEEGLFDLNSVLCGAEGSLAFITEAKLNVLPIPEYAALVNIKYAGFQDSLEDAKQILGCGPTSVETIDSKVLSLAMQDIVWQTVEDYFPQDAAEPEIKGINLVEYTAASQAELEAGVARLTTYLDEVNQQPAKSFGYSVVYGGAEISKVWAMRKKAVGLLGNAKGQQRPIPFVEDTAVPPENLAPFIAEFRALLDQHGLAYGMFGHVDAGVLHVRPAMDMKDEVDEALVRTVTDGVVALTQKYNGLLWGEHGKGVRSEYAPAFFGELYPQLQRLKAGFDPFNQLNPGKIATPAGSGAQLLKIDEVATRGQQDRLIPLAARDEYSQAMFCNGNGACYNYDPKDAMCPSWKVTRERKHSPKGRSSLVREWLKQLAVHNTDPVAEHQKVRSSNFLFSLPARLLNSLLLKRGQYDFNHEVYEAMQGCLSCKSCVAQCPIKVNVPDFRARFLELYYGRYMRPAKDYLLAGLEPLLPTLAKWPGLYNTLTQRPAMRAVTARLLGLIDNPAMSPESLAGQLEAQAVELATVSRIARLNQADRARTVILVQDAFTSHFEVPLVLDVIELLQRLGFNVLLAPFRPNGKPLHVHGFMKGFEKAADRNTEMLKGLQGTGVPLVGIDPAMTLTYRQEYRDNPDRDQIEVQLLQEWLAGQSDALKGFAADYNLDAGEFVLLAHCTEKTSAAVSMKGWQQIFSDCGQALTQAATGCCGMSGTYGHEAENADTSAGIYKMSWSGVVNAPENRDRLVATGYSCRSQVKRQDQQQIPHPLQMLLSLSR
- a CDS encoding LysR family transcriptional regulator, translated to MPNSHHLSIRHLRAFLRIAETGSFTRAAESLHQTQSTLTATIKQLEQHVGLSLFDRTTRRVILTQAGERFMPQAKQLISDFDTAIGDLQAISAHQQGLVTVAASPSTVSRLLPKLVQLYKTQYPDVDICLRDDNAAQLEQLVISNDADFAIAASHSQHPDLEYRQILSDDYGAVLARHHPLSDMPTLSWQQIAGEPLIHLSRDSAIRQQLTEHIPAFSRPPGLEVSTTAGLAALVEQGLGITLLPALAASTTAFQNLSFVPLNAPAITRRICIITRKSRSLSPAAASFLQLITEYLEHARLPGHVRLTRE